Proteins found in one Lutimonas zeaxanthinifaciens genomic segment:
- a CDS encoding sigma-70 family RNA polymerase sigma factor, with translation MRQLKITKQVTNRETASLDKYLQEIGKVDLITADMEVELAQRIKAGDQVALEKLTKANLRFVVSVAKQYQNQGLTLPDLINEGNLGLIKAAKRFDETRGFKFISYAVWWIRQSILQALAEQSRIVRLPLNKIGSINKINKTFARLEQENERPPSAEEIAKELDMTVSDVKESMKNSGRHVSMDAPLIEGEDSNLYDVLNSGESPNPDKSLLHESLKVEILRALETLTPREADVVKLYFGLGDAHPMTLEEIGETFDLTRERVRQIKEKAIRRLKHTSRSKILRTYLG, from the coding sequence ATGAGACAACTAAAAATAACTAAGCAGGTTACGAATAGAGAAACTGCTTCTTTGGATAAGTATTTGCAAGAAATAGGTAAGGTTGACTTGATTACAGCTGACATGGAGGTAGAGCTTGCTCAAAGAATTAAAGCGGGAGATCAGGTAGCTTTGGAAAAATTGACAAAAGCAAATTTAAGGTTCGTAGTATCTGTTGCCAAGCAATATCAGAATCAGGGGTTAACTTTACCCGATTTGATCAATGAAGGAAATTTAGGTTTGATCAAAGCAGCAAAAAGATTCGATGAAACAAGAGGATTTAAATTTATTTCTTACGCAGTTTGGTGGATTAGACAATCAATTTTACAGGCTTTGGCAGAGCAATCCAGAATTGTAAGGTTGCCTTTGAACAAAATCGGTTCGATCAATAAAATCAATAAGACTTTTGCAAGGTTAGAACAAGAAAATGAAAGGCCTCCTTCAGCTGAAGAGATTGCAAAAGAATTAGACATGACGGTAAGTGACGTAAAAGAATCTATGAAAAACTCGGGAAGACACGTATCCATGGATGCACCTTTGATCGAAGGAGAAGATTCTAACCTATACGATGTATTGAATTCGGGTGAATCACCAAATCCCGATAAAAGTTTGCTTCACGAATCTCTAAAAGTAGAAATTCTAAGAGCATTGGAAACCCTTACGCCGAGAGAAGCTGATGTGGTTAAATTATATTTTGGATTAGGAGATGCACACCCTATGACCCTTGAAGAAATAGGAGAAACTTTTGATTTAACTCGTGAAAGAGTAAGACAAATTAAGGAAAAAGCGATCAGAAGATTAAAGCATACCTCGAGAAGCAAGATATTGAGAACATATCTTGGATAA